Sequence from the Gemmatimonadota bacterium genome:
CACTGGATGATGTACACACGCGGCTTAAATGCCGGTGGCATTGGCGGCGACAACAACAGCGCATTGAAGACAGAAATTTATTTGACCCGATAATCTGGTCCGTCAAAAAAATTAGCTAATATACTTTTCTGATTGACTGGATTGCGGCTCAACACCATGCCGCAATGACACCTGCTGTCGTCACGCCTGCATGTTTTAAGCAGGCGTCCAGTGGCTTTATGCAATAAACTTATTTGACAGAGCAATCTGTCAGGCGAAAAAAAAGTTGACAAGCGAGATCATTTACTCTATTTTCTTAAATAACTCTAAAAAATAGAGAACTCTAAAATCTGTTAAAGGAGGAATCAAATGCAACCCACGCAAAAATTTGAAGAGGACATGGCCTTCGTCCGCGAAGCCGTTGAAAAACGCGATAGGAGGCAATACAACTCCATAGCCATAGCCCTGCTCTGGGCCATCATCTTCGTCGCCGGTTCTGTGCTCAACGATTTTCGTCCCCAAGTGAGCCACCTCTATTGGCCCATTGCGACCTTCACCGGATTCCTGATCAGCATCTGGATCGGAGTGCGGGCGAAGTGGGCGGAGGGCATCGCAAAACGCAGCGATAGGACTAAGCACGTCCTGCACTGGGGCAGTTTGTTTTTTACGACTTACGCTATTGCGTTCATTGCCTTGCGACACGGCCTGGATGGCTGGGTGATGGGCCAGTTCATGACTCTAATCGTTGGTGTCACCTGGTACCTGGGCGGTCTGTATCTGGACCGTCGCTTTCTTCTGCCCGGCGTCGTATGCATCGTGAGTGCCCCTGCTGTTGACTATCTCGCGCCTTACCCCTGGACCATGACCGGTCTGGCCATAGCCGCCAGCATTATCATCAGTGCCCTATGGATGAAACCTCATGAAAAAAGCACCGTCTAACACCTCCGATAGCCTTGCCCAACTGGACAAACTACTGGAACACCGGTCTCGGCTCGGCGCCTGTGTACTCCTCGCCGACACCGACGCCATGACCTTTACCAGTTTGAAACAACTGCTAAAAGAAACCGACGGCAACATGGGCGCGCACCTGCGAAAACTGGAAGACATGGGCTATGTCGATATTGACAAGCGATTCGAAAACCGAAAACCCGTCACCTGGTACAGCCTCACGGAAAAAGGCCGCGAGTCTTTAACCACACACGTAAAAGCCCTGCAAACCGTAATCCGCAGTGCTGGCATTGACTAACAGGCGTACAAACATGAAACATCTCCCCACATACAAAACGCAATGGGCAATGGTCCTCCTCCTTCTGTCTTTCGCTATGCCCGCCCTTGCACAGAATCACGCCTTTATTCAGGGCCAGGTAATCGACGAAACAGATCGCCCAGTAGCCTATGTCAACGTGCAAATCACGGGCACGCTCGACGGCGCAATCACCGATCGCGACGGCCGCTTTGCATTCTCCACACAGCACATGGGCAAATACAAATTGCACGCATCCTTTATCGGCTATGAACCCGCTCAGCAGACCCTGCATCTAACGCCAGGCGATACCACAACCGTTCGCCTGATCCTGCGCCTCGCCCTCATCCAACTCGACGAAACCACTGTCACGGCAAGTACCTATACCACAGGAGAAGACGAAACCGTCACCCTCTCCCCTCTGGATGTCGTGACAACACCTGGCGCTTCCGCAGATATATTCCGCGCATTCAAAACCTTTCCCGGCGTCGCAACCGTCGATGACGGCGCTGGCCTCTTTGTGCGCGGAGGCGACGTAAGCGAAACCGTCATATTGCTCGGACAAGCCACAGTCGTACACCCCTACAAATACGAATCGCCCACCGGCGGCGTCTTCGGCACCATCTCTCCCTTTATGGTACAGGGCACGGTCTTTTCCACAGGCGGATTTCCCGCGCGCTATGGCAACGCGCTTTCCGCCGTCCTGTCCATGGAAACCCAGAACATGCCCGTGCAGAAAAGCTACACGCTCAACCTGGGCCTCGCCGCTGGCTCTCTCGGCCTCGACCTGCCCCTTATATCCGACAAATTGGGCGTACGCTTCACCGGCAACCTCAGCTTTACCGATCTCTTATTTCGCGTCAACCACCACAGCAGCGCATTCACCACCACGCCGCGCGGGCACGACGGCAACCTCAATCTGATCTACCAGTACTCACCGACCGGGCGCCTCAAATTCTTCAGCTTCAACGCAAGCGACCGCCTGGGCGTGCGCGTTATAGAACCCTCCTTTGACGGCATATACAAAGGCAGCACCAACAGCGCGTTGCACAACCTCGAGTGGACAGACGTATTCGCCCATTGGATCATGCAGACCAGCGCCTCGCTCAACCACCACACAGCGCGAAAACAATTGGGCAATCTGGACTTCTCGCCCCGCGACCTGACCCTCAAACTCCGCACAGACATAGAACGCGCCCTCACCTCATCTGCCTTCTTGCGCCTCGGCGGTGAAATCGAACACACGAACAACCGACTCATAGGCAGCATACCTCAAGGCGATATATTCGATCCCCAGGCAGAGATCTTTGAACTCGATACCTCCTACGGTGCCCGGCGCGTGGGTGCCTACTTTGAAATCGACTTTGAATCTGCCCGCCGCATCGCGGTCAATCTCGGCACACGCGCCGATCACCACAGCCTGAACAACCAGTTTGCCATCGACCCGCGCATATCTGCGCGTTACCAGTTCACCGAACACACAGATGCACGCCTCGCCTGGGGCATCTATCACCAATTCCCCGACCCATCCAAATACAACGCCACCAGTGGCAATCCCAGGCTAAGACCTCAACGCGCCCAACACAGAATCATCGGCCTGCACCACGAACGCGACCAATTCATGGTGCGGCTGGAGGCATACCACAAACCCTACCGCAACCTCGTACTGGATCATCCCGACCTGAATCTCTCCAATGACGGCAAAGGCCGTGCCTCTGGCTTAGACCTCTTCCTCAAACGCGGCGATTTTCTCAGCACGCGCTTCAGCGGTTGGATGGCCTACAGCCTGCTGAGATCGCGCCGTTTGCAGGTGCGCCACATCGGATCAGAGACGCACTACGAAGAAGCCCCATCGCCTTATGACATCACGCACAACCTGACACTCGTCGCAAAAATGCGGCTCATAGACGACCTCAGCGGCGGCCTGACCGTGAAGTATGCCACGGGTCGCCCCATCACCCCAATAGTGGGCGCAATTCCCGTAGCAGGCCAGAACTACTACCTGCCCATCGAAGGGCCCGTCGGCTCAGAACGGCTACCATCCTTTCGGCAAGTAGATGGGCAACTGAGCTATTTGCTGCCCTTTGGCGCGAATCACCAGATCATCTTCTATCTGGCAATCAACAATTTGCTCAACCGCGCCAATGTGCTCGGCTACGACTACTCTATAGACTACAGCCAACGCCAGCCCCGCACCACCACCTTTCGCCGGTCCATCTACTTCGGTGCCACCGTCACTTTGAACCCATAGACTCAGGAGAACAGCCATGCAATACATTTTACTCGCATTCATCGCCTCCCTCATCATCTTCACCAAACTCGGATGTGCGGTTGCGCGGCAATCAACCCATGAGCAAAATTCCGGTCCGCCGACTGCCAAATCCGACGAGTCCGCACAACCCGCCGCCAGCCTCCTCACCAGCGGCAAAAATATCCTTCAACAGGGTATAAACGAGAACAATCTCGATGCAATGTACACCGCCCGGGCGACATTCGAACGCGCTCTGGCTGATAAAAGCCTATCGGCATGGAGCCATTACTACATCGCCCTCACCGACTACCGCATCGCCAACTATCTCTTAGCTCAAGGCAAAAAGAACAAAGACCAGGCCTCCAAGCACCTCAAAGAAGCGGCTGAGCATCTGGAAGGAGCCACCCGAAAAGAAGCCTCTGGAGAAGATGCCAAAACGATCGCTGCCGAAGTCTATGCACTACTATCAAGCGTGTACG
This genomic interval carries:
- a CDS encoding transcriptional regulator: MKKAPSNTSDSLAQLDKLLEHRSRLGACVLLADTDAMTFTSLKQLLKETDGNMGAHLRKLEDMGYVDIDKRFENRKPVTWYSLTEKGRESLTTHVKALQTVIRSAGID
- a CDS encoding TonB-dependent receptor, with amino-acid sequence MKHLPTYKTQWAMVLLLLSFAMPALAQNHAFIQGQVIDETDRPVAYVNVQITGTLDGAITDRDGRFAFSTQHMGKYKLHASFIGYEPAQQTLHLTPGDTTTVRLILRLALIQLDETTVTASTYTTGEDETVTLSPLDVVTTPGASADIFRAFKTFPGVATVDDGAGLFVRGGDVSETVILLGQATVVHPYKYESPTGGVFGTISPFMVQGTVFSTGGFPARYGNALSAVLSMETQNMPVQKSYTLNLGLAAGSLGLDLPLISDKLGVRFTGNLSFTDLLFRVNHHSSAFTTTPRGHDGNLNLIYQYSPTGRLKFFSFNASDRLGVRVIEPSFDGIYKGSTNSALHNLEWTDVFAHWIMQTSASLNHHTARKQLGNLDFSPRDLTLKLRTDIERALTSSAFLRLGGEIEHTNNRLIGSIPQGDIFDPQAEIFELDTSYGARRVGAYFEIDFESARRIAVNLGTRADHHSLNNQFAIDPRISARYQFTEHTDARLAWGIYHQFPDPSKYNATSGNPRLRPQRAQHRIIGLHHERDQFMVRLEAYHKPYRNLVLDHPDLNLSNDGKGRASGLDLFLKRGDFLSTRFSGWMAYSLLRSRRLQVRHIGSETHYEEAPSPYDITHNLTLVAKMRLIDDLSGGLTVKYATGRPITPIVGAIPVAGQNYYLPIEGPVGSERLPSFRQVDGQLSYLLPFGANHQIIFYLAINNLLNRANVLGYDYSIDYSQRQPRTTTFRRSIYFGATVTLNP
- a CDS encoding tetratricopeptide repeat protein, translating into MQYILLAFIASLIIFTKLGCAVARQSTHEQNSGPPTAKSDESAQPAASLLTSGKNILQQGINENNLDAMYTARATFERALADKSLSAWSHYYIALTDYRIANYLLAQGKKNKDQASKHLKEAAEHLEGATRKEASGEDAKTIAAEVYALLSSVYGRQISLSGIKGIFLGPKSGNLLKKAEQLAPDNPRVVLSAAIGAFNTPKMWGGSKERAMEGFQRAAELFAREKPTDPIHPVWGHSETYAWLGIAYMDRNEKDPAREAFEKALEIDPDNGWVKYDLLPKVTE